The Budorcas taxicolor isolate Tak-1 chromosome 16, Takin1.1, whole genome shotgun sequence genome includes the window AATGGCGTGTGCAAAGACCCAGGGGCAGGAGACAGTCATCATCAAAAGTATAGGGTATATTTCTCCTTTGTTTATTCCAGCATTTATCCAGCAGGTATTTTTATTGAGTACCTTCTATGAGACCAACACTGTGAGGGATATAAAGATAGACAACGTGTGGTTCTCTGTTCCATTTCCTGTCAGTTTATGGCTGAATGCCAGATAGCTTCACAGATGGTTGTGGTATAGGAATATAGAAGAGACTCAGTTTTGCCTTTCCTGTTCGCTAACACCTCATTCATGGTGTGTGGTCTTGGGCAGCTACAGAGGGAATGACTGCTCACATCATAGCCTCAGCTGGTGGGAGCATCTGCAAACCACGTGGAGTTTAACAGGCTAACTGTGAGGAGCCTGATGTGGATGAGCACTCGTCTATGCAACTTTTATTCAAAGTCTAAGTTAGCTGAATTTATTAGCCAAATGGTAGTGCTATTCCACTGAAATATCTCAAGTCAGAGAAATAGTATCTATTTTGAGAACTGTTGTCTATTTTAAATCTATCAGTTTAATTTAGTGAGCATGTACTGATAGCATGCCCTGGGTTAGAAACTGAGCTAATTACTCTGGTAGATTAAACATATAGTAAGGAATTTGCCATTTATTTGGAGGAGTAAGACCAGTCATACAGTTACCATTAAAAAGAAGGCGAGTCAGAACCAACAAAATAGGGTGACGCCAGAGTGCTTCCAGGTTTCAGTGGAGGGAAAAATCATATTCAATTAGAAAGGCTTGGGAAGGTTTTCCAAGAAAAGAGATATTTTAGATGGTGTTCGTAGTGTCAATAGGAATTTGACACAGAGATCAGTTTgggagggcattccaggcaggaaGAACAGCACGGACTAAAGcacagaggcagggaggctgggtgTGCTCAGAACTCTTGTGTGGCAGTGTCCAGTGTGGGTGAGTAAGCCAGAGGAGGCTGGACAGATGAACAGAGGTCGTGTGGTGGGGAACACCTGTGTGCAATTACATGTTTAATGAGGAGTCATTCGAGGTGTTTGAGACCTTAGGGTAATTAATCTGGGGCCAACTGTAGAATGCCACTGGGGAAGACCTGGTGGCCCGGACATTCGCAGTCTTCTTCAACTCTTGTCCTGTGGTCCTGGGGGCAGCAGAGCCAGAGACGCAAGAGCCCTGGGTTTGGACTCAGGAGACCCGAGTGTTGGTCCCACTCTGACACTGAGTCAGCGGATCTTCTTGGACAAGTCACCCAGCTTTCAAGCTCATTTTGCCATCCGTAAGATGGGACAGTAATCTCTACCTCAAAGGATTGTTGGGAGTTATAAATGCAGTAACTTATATGGCAGGTCTTTATAAACCAACCTTTATATTGCTTTGTAATTCATAATTTATGCATGTCTGTCTTAATTTGACTCCTTTTTACCTCTCTGTTTCTGAAATATAGGCTGCTGTAAGTCCTACAGTTTGGACTTGAATGATTAGTGTATGTTAGACTGTTGCCATTTATGCTTATAAAAAGTATCTTTTATTTAAATGCCCTGTTTAGAGTCCCACAAAAAAGAATAGTAGTTATGTCACTTTTACATGTATCCTTCATCTCTCTATAATACAGGTCACCCCAGTCCACCCTCTGAgaaaaaggaactgaaaaaagCGGCTCATTTAACAGGTCTGTATCTGGAGGgccatcttgggaaagcctttgGCAGAAAGCAGAGTAGCTGGTTGGTTTCTGTGACTGAGCTCTGAGGGAGCTGATACTTTCCAGTGACAGTATTTGAAACCCAAGAGTAGTCACATCTTTCTAGTCACGCCaatagcacacacatgcacacacacacacacacacacacacacacacacagggcggCTCTAGGCAAGGCCCTGCTCTAAGCTGGAGAAATGGAGGTGCTTATGACATGATCCCTGCTCATAAGGAGCTCACTCTCTTCACTCACTCCAAGGACCCTTAGGGAATTTGGGGCACAGGTCCAAGAGGTGAGAGCTGGGGAGATGGTGAACAGTGAATTATTTCAATATGTGTTGCCCTGGTTTTCTGGGAGAGTTTTACTCTGTCCATGAGCAGAAATAGGAGAAGGGAGGCCAGGCCCTGGCATACATGGTCGTGCAGTGGAGTGACATGATTTGATAGCAAGACAGTGGGGGCACTGTCAGTGTGAAGTCCACAATACCTGCAAAGTGGATGAGTATCACAGaaactggcatgctgctgtccctGAAACTATGTCAGCAGAGGCTGTAAAATGATCCAGTTTAGATCAACAGATATTTCTTGAGCACGTGCTGTGTGCCAAACCTGGGCCACATGGAGGTGAATCACACATGgctcctgccttcaaggagcttacaATCTAATAGGGAAAGACAGGTATGAAAGCAATATTTCCAGCATTCTCTGCTTGAAGTAGGTATGTACACCATGCTGTACAGATACAAAGGAaaggggattcttgcccatactGAAGAATCTTTCGTGTAGGTAAAGAGTTGGACTAGATGATTCCtaaggtcttttccaactctAGAACTTCAGAGTGCCTTGGATTTGACTTCTCCTCTCATGAAGAGACTCAAACTCTAGCAATTTGTATGCTAGTtctgaacctctgttcatagaatcTCTGTTCCAGAGAGCTAAAATCATCCTAGTCTTTTTTCACTGCAGTTGGTTAGAAACATATGTTATTGTCCCAGTTGTGTGGATGATAAAATTGAGGGAGTCAATTTGGTAAATGTGCTGAAGAAGTTCAGTAACAGGTCAGGTCTGACCCATCACCCAGTTCTATGTCATTTGGGGAAAAAGCACTTGCTCAAGGAATGGTCCATAGTTTTGCCTTGAAACCTTGGTCTGTGGGATACATGAGCATTCCTGGCTGAAAGCTCCTCTCTCGTTTGATTTCAGGCAAGCCCAACTCAAGATCCATCCCTCTGGAATGGGAAGACACCTATGGAATTGCCCTGGTCTCTGGGGTGAAGTACAAGAAGGGCAGCCTTGTGGTCAATGAAACTGGGCTGTATTTTGTGTATTCCAAAGTGTACTTCCGGGGTCAGTCCTGCAACAACCAGCCCCTGAGCCACAAGGTCTACTCCAGGAACTTTAGGTACCCCCAGGACATGGTGCTGATGGAGGGGAAGATGATGAACTACTGCACTCCTGGCAAGATGTGGGCCCGCAGCAGCTACCTGGGGGCTGTATTCAATCTCACCAGTGCTGACCATTTATATGTCAATGTATCTGAACTCTCTCTGGTCAGTTTTGAGGAATCTAAGACATTTTTTGGCTTATATAAACTCTAAGCAAAGCACTTTGGGATTCTCTCCAGTATGATTCCTTGTTTCAGGCCCTAAGAATATTGTCTTGAATGAGAGTTTTCTTAAGTCCACTTGAGGCCATGAGAGAAGACATGAACCAGGAGGATCTTGAGACCATGGAGTCCAGCAGGTCCACAGTTCCTTAAAGGCCCGCAGCCAGACAGGAGGAGGACTATGAGTAATAAACATGAAACTCTGGGCTGCCATGTGGAGATGCAAAGGCAGGGAAAAGTGACTACCAGTTGCTTATGCCAGCAGCTACACTCGTCTTAAGTGGCCTAGTGCATTCGGACACATTGAAAATGGCACCTTTTAACTCACCTCTTGGGGTGGGTCTACTGTCTACCTCAGAGGAGGCTGTCTTTCATGTATATGGATGTGACATGAATGTATAAGGGATGGGAAAAGAGGACCAGGCTTGCATGATAAGCTAAAGAGACTGAAAGGCCAGCATCCCACTGGCAGCATCTTTATTTCTAGATGtacagtctgagccatcagatGATGttaacagagaagcaaaagaaatcttTGGGGAACTCAATACACTCCCTATACAGCCTGTATATTTCCAGTGCAattgtaggggtgtgtgtgtgtgtgtgtgtgtgtgtgtgtgtgtgtgtgagagtatgtGACTAGAGGGTTACATAAGTAGAAAGAACGTGGGAATTGGGAAGGGCATCTTAGAATATGGGCTGCATTTGGTGGTAGATTTTGAATGCTTTTTGGTAACCAACTCTAATAGTCCTCAAAGCTCTTTGATTGTCAGTTGTTAACGGCATTTTCCCATAATATaactatatttatatgtattttgtacatttttaatgaaaagaatatccataacaaaaactatatttaataatataggtAGGCATTGTGAGTGTTCTATTTGGAAATCACTGAGGTTTGTATCTTttccttattatttcttttctccatgGCTTCCTCATTCATTATGACTTAAGCCCACTTAAAGAAGAATTTACTAGTGTGAGAAGAGTTACGAGGCAGACCTTTGCATCTTTGCCAGGCTCTCCTCTCCTTACTAtattctctttcccttctttcttctacTACCCAGAGTTTCCATTACCAGTATTATTGCCAGTGTTAAGCTCACCTATTTCCCATAGATTTGATGACAGTTTGTCTTTTCCTGGTGGCAGAGACATGGCACAATGGAAAGGGCATAGACTTTGGGCCTAAAAACCTGAATTTGAATCTTTGTTCCTCTACTTAATAACTATGCAGGTCACTTGACCTTTTTTGGACAAAAGGGGGGTGATATGTACATAAAGTATCTAATACATAGTGGAATGTCAAAAATAGTATCTGCCATTATTAATAAGGGGAGGTACTTCATTCCAGAAGAAGCTACAAATCTGAGAGATCCATCCAAACACCTGTTTCTTGCCTTCTCACCTTGGTCAGTCACAATGACCTTTTCCTATTTTGTCCAAATGCTCATTACCATGACTTCTCCTTATACTTTGTCACTGTTAAAAATAACACTTCTGTTAGAATTTGATTTCAGCACCTTATTTTCACAACACAATCTCCTATAATTCCAACTCAATTTGGTCCaacattttctctcttaaaatatatatttttccatatttgaCATTCAGTTAATAAGTAGTATCATTTTCTTGCTTATCTATCAGCTCCTTCTTTATCTTCACTCTTTTCTCTATTCAACTTAGATTCCATGATCTGTCATTACAATCAGTACCTTGGAAAGACTTTGAACTCCAAAATACTCTGTTACAGTCACTATTTTCCTCTTggaaaatctcattttctttaagCTGGCATCCTAGCAGCTGGATGTTGCTGGAGAAAAATAACTCAAACTGATTgattagtttcattttatttttatctatcatCTGCTTAAATCAGCCAATCAATTATTTATCTATCAGTgaattatttctgtcttttgattGATTTGAATAGGTAATACATGCACATAGTACAAATTGTAAAAGGTATGCGAAGACATAGGATGAAAGCAAGTCCTCTTCTAATCCTGTCCTGTGGCTCCACCTCTGCCCACAAGGAACAGCACTGTCTCCTTATGTAACTTTTGCGAGATGGTCTATACATAAATATGACATCACTTTATGTCAGGGTTTCCCAAGCTCGGTTGTGTTGACATTCTGAGCTGGCTGATTCTTTGTTGTGAGGGTTGTCCTGCCTGCACACTGTAGTATGTTCAGCAGTATCCCTGCCTTCTACCCACTGGATACCAGTAGCATTCCCCTCCCGCCATGTGTGATAACCAAAAATATCACCAAATGAGGTCAAATGTCCCCAGGCTGGGAGTGAGGAAACAAAGTCcctcctggttgagaaccactgctttttATTAGTGATCAGAGATTTCAAATCAGCATTCAAAGGCCCACCactttttcttcagtttcttcatgggcatttttttttttttcactgtttgaGACAATTACATCATGTCTTTTCCTCTTGTAAACCAACCacatcccctcctcccaccatggAATCTCACTTCTACCACTGAAACACAAACCCACCTGCGTCTGAATGATCTCTTTCTTCCATCCAGTATGGAGGAGGACGAGGACCATCTATTTGTGTGCTAGactcctttcctcttccctgcTTTACCTGTttacaatttttcttctttcttctggaTCTTCAAACTAGCTGTCTATGAAATAATGCCCACTAGCATGTAATACATATATACTCAAGTATTCCCTTTCACTAAAAGACAACTCAAACCACAAATCAACCCAAACCTTTCTTTAACCTTCcccttcatttctcatttttctggtAGAGACAAACATCTGAGAAGGCTTTTTCCACACACAtgagctccattttttttttttttttagccaggaATCTggctaggttatttatttgaccacttaaaaaatctgttttttttttttttttcctgttagaatAAAAGTTCCAAAAGCAAGACCTTTTCTGTTGTGTTTGCCTTTGTATTCCAGATTACCTCAGTGCCAGCACatattaggtgctcaataaatattcattgactaAATAACTTTAGTCATAAGGCAAAAGCCTTTCAGTGGATATGTTTTTCAGAGTAGTGAATCCATAGCTGTGTTGCCTTATAGATGGGTGTGCATGTTTATCCATCTCTGACTAGATTATCCAATGAGAGTTTGAGGCTACAGATAAAAAAAAATTCGTGCATCCTAATTCATGGaattagaaaacaagaaagatcTAATTGGTCCTTGGAATTACCAGGAGCTTTTGGGAGAATGTGGAGGAAAAATTCTAGGTAATTAGAGCTGAAACTGTCATTTAGAAGATACTCAATACATATttctcttccctggtagctcagacagtaaggaatctgcctgcagtgcaggagtcctgggttcgatccctgggttggaaagatcccctggagaagggaatggcaactcactccagtattctcacctaggaaattccatggacagaggagcctggcaggctatagaccataGGGTCCCAAatgattggacatgactgagcaattaatactttcactttttcaacacgtatttgttgaataaattaatgaacaaaACCAAAGGTGCAAGTTGGAGTATGTCACCTGATTTCCTTAAAACTCTTCTGTTGATTAATCTGCTTTATATGGTCAGGTTTCTGACCAGGTACCTCTTGGAGAAAGTCAGAGAGGTATTCACCCTTCTTTTGGCTGATTGTCTGTACTCCCAACCCTCACAATGACATTTTCCTCATCAGTCTCTTCTTCATATGGCTTCATCCATTGAAGTAAACTGGTTCTAATGGTCATGGGAAGTTTGCTGGACCATTTTGAGGGGTCAATGGGACCTTCTAGATAATGGTGTTAGAGTAAAGAGGACATAGGAACGGTGCTGGGCATCCGGAGGAGACCTGATGCCATTAGCTAGTGGTGGTACTACTGGTCCACCTGAGTCTTTTATGCATCTGAGTCTGCTCTGCTAGGATGCCTTCGGGATTTTCTGAAGACAAGTTTGTAACTTACTATTTCATTTCAGAGAAGAGGTACTAACAGTTTCCTTAGCTATTTTTCTGTAAGCAGGAATACAAGGGATGTCAAAACCCTAAAACTTTTTGAATGTGCTCAACAAAAATAGAGTCAGCCATTGTTCCCTTATGAAATGATAAACCCAAAGTAGAacacttattgaaaaaaaaaggtcACCTCTGGTTCAGTAGtttgaggttttctttcttttcaaagaactaaaaccatagaaaaccatattttttttttcccttagcccCCTAGAGTGGTAACTTTGTATCCTCTGAAGTAGGTTTTGACTTACCAcagcttttcagaaaaaaaggctTTACTGGGACCATCACTGTGAGAATGACTAACTTGAAACAGCAGATCATTGGAAGACACTGAATTGCTTAGAGAAGCTGCCTCCTCAAAGCCAGACTGTAAGATTTCCTTAAGGAGGTTAAGCCTTAGACATTTCTTGGTCCTTATTTAAGAAAGAGTGCTGTTAAATTGTATGTTAAATTACATTTTTTGAAAGGAGTTTGGTTAAGTTCTGATGTTAGTAGAGAcaattttttactttctctttgtgtgtatgtatttgtgtgtttcttttccaGGGGTTTGAATCATCCAGAGGCAGAATGAGGTAGTCCTAGGAAAGCTGAATTAAGCCCATTCCTTAGGGCCTTCAGACTCAAAAATGGACCTTATTCAGAAATAATATAACTACGGATAGTAGCCAGGAATCTTTGAGATTCATCTAGAAACCACCAGCCTTGGAAATATAGACAGCTAAGTGGGTATTTTGCTCCTTACGGTTTACCCAGAACCGTAAAAAAAGCATCACCTCAATGACAACTTTCTTGCTGTCGCTAGTTTTCCCTTTGCTGGGAGACATTTCTTCACTGTTCTATCTGGTACATCTTTCGAGAAAAGTGCACTGGGCATGTCTCTTCTCTTCCTCGGAGACCCCTTCAACTCTATGGGGtcatcctttcttctctttctcagtaGAATGACATGAACCTCAATCACGTTCTGTTAAAAGTTGTCTTCTGTTCTAAAAGTTGTCCCAAGTTTTCTGAAAATTTCAGGAAAGACCTCCATTTTCTGAGCAGTCCACATGACATCAACAGCAGGTTTCCCGGCTCTCACCTGGATTCTGGCAGTGCGTGTTCTCTAAGGGACTCCTACTGTGGACCATCTGCATTGCCCTCAAGGCACTCCGACCACAAGTTTCTGGGTGTACACAAATTTTATTGACAGTTCAGGGCTAACGGATAGAGATTACATTACACACACAGTGTAAGTTACACCTAAAATTGAGTGTTCGACATCACCAGCATCCCTCAAATTTGCTGCAGTTATTTCCTTAAATGTGTCACCCCAAATCCTAGTACTTGAAAGGAAGCATAAGctcattcattcaaaaactgTTTCAGttcggtcagttcagtcgctcagtcatgtccgactctgtgatcccatgaatcgcagcatgccaggcctccctgtccatcaccatctcccggagttcacccagactcacgtccatcaagtccgtgatgccatccagccatctcatccttggtcatccccttctcctgcccccaatccctcccagcatcagagtcttttccaataagtcaactctttgcatgaggtggccaaagtattggagtttcagctttagcatcagtccttccaaagaaatcccagggctgatctcctcagaatggaccggttggatctccttgcagtccaaggagtcttctccaacaccacagttcaaaagcatcaattcttcggcgctcagctttcttcacagtccaaccgtcacatccatacatgaccactggaaaaaccatagccttgactagacggacctttgttggcgaagtaatgtctctgcttttgaatatgctatctaggttgctcataactttccttccaaggagtaagcatcttttaatttcatggctgcaatcaccatctgcagtgattttggagccccccaaaataaagtctgacactgtttccactgtttccccatgtatttcccaggaagtgatgggaccagatgccatgatcttcgttttctgaatgttgagctttaagccaactttttcactctcctctttcactttcatcaagaggctttttagttcctcttcactttctgccataagggtggtatcatctgcatatttctcctggcaatcttgattccagcttgtgcttcttccagcccagcgtttctcatgacgtattctgcatataagttaaataagcagggtgacaatatacagccttgatggactccttttcctatttggaaccagtctgttattccatgtccagttctaactgttgcttcctgactaaTGTCTCCCATCTACCAGAAACTATCCAAGATACCATGAGTAcgacaaaaaataaagtctcttatgGAGTCATGTTCTAATGGAGAGATGGCAAATagacaacaaaaaagaagcaagtaAGTATCTAGTTAGttacgggcttcccttgtggtgcagtggtaaagaatttgcctgccaatgcaggagaggcaagagatgcaggttcaattcctgggtcaggaagattcccacagagaaagaaatggctacccactccaggattcctgcctgcagaatctcaCGAATCTCCCTctctcagaggagcctgatgggccacaatccatggggtcacaaagagttggacatggctgagtgagtgagtgcacACAGTAAGGGGTAATGAAGAAATTGTAAGTGAGATAAGATGGTGGAGAGTGGCGAAGGGGAGGGGACTGTTTGATAGGTGCTGAGGGGATACCACTCAGAGCACATCAAGCagagaaattaaaatgcaaaGGTATAAGACCAAAAGGTGTTTGGTGTGTTTGGTATATGGTTGGAGTGGAGTGAGTTGATGAAAACTGGTTGGAAAGGTTACCAGGGGCCAGATGATGTAGGGCCTTGGAAACTTTGTAAAAGAGTgtggattttattctaagggtCATAGAAAGCCTTTAAAGGGCTAGAAACAGAGAGTGATGTGACCTCTAGTTGTTTATAAAGAACAGCCTCTGACTTAGGAGGGCAGTTGTAGGCTGCTTTAGCACTCCAAATTGGAGAGGGCAGTCGCTTGAACCAGGGTATTGAGAGTCAATTTGATGTTAGTGTTAAACAAATTTGCTAATGGATTGGATGTGGGACATGAGGGAAGTGAcagttctttcattttttgtCTGAGCAATTGGGTGGATGGTGGTGCCGTTTACGTAGTGTGGTTTTGCTACTCTGGAGTAGGAGGTACAGTCTGTGATGGAGTCAGAAAACTCTTGTTTGGGGATTCTgtcgtggctcagtgataaagaatccacctgccattgcaggggacatgggtttgatccctggtctgggaagatcccacaggctgtggagcaactaagatcatgtgccacaactacctaacctgtgctccagagcctgggagctgccactactgagcccacgtgccacaactactgaggcccataCACCCTAGGACccgtactctgcaacaagagaagccactgtgatgagaagcccgcacactgcaaccagagagtagacCCAAGAAacgcccatgcagcaatgaagacccagcacaaccaaaagtgaaaatagacaaatttttaaa containing:
- the FASLG gene encoding tumor necrosis factor ligand superfamily member 6; protein product: MQQPLNYPYPPIFWVDSSASSPWASPGSVFPCPSSVPGRPGQRRPPPPPPPTLPPPPPLPPLPPPPLKKRRDHNTGLCLLVMFFMVLVALVGLGLGIFQLFHLQKELAELRESTSQRHTASSVEKQIGHPSPPSEKKELKKAAHLTGKPNSRSIPLEWEDTYGIALVSGVKYKKGSLVVNETGLYFVYSKVYFRGQSCNNQPLSHKVYSRNFRYPQDMVLMEGKMMNYCTPGKMWARSSYLGAVFNLTSADHLYVNVSELSLVSFEESKTFFGLYKL